The following proteins come from a genomic window of Populus alba chromosome 12, ASM523922v2, whole genome shotgun sequence:
- the LOC118044556 gene encoding rac-like GTP-binding protein 3: protein MASSASRFIKCVTVGDGAVGKTCMLICYTSNKFPTDYIPTVFDNFSANVVVEGTTVNLGLWDTAGQEDYNRLRPLSYRGADVFVLAFSLVSRASYENVLKKWIPELQHYAPGIPIVLVGAKLDLREDKHYLADHPGLVPVTTAQGEELRKQIGAAYYVECSSKTQQNVKAVFDAAIKVVIKPAQKQKERKKKPRRGCLLNVFCGRRLVCLK, encoded by the exons ATGGCTTCTAGCGCTTCAAGGTTTATCAAGTGTGTTACTGTGGGAGATGGGGCCGTGGGCAAGACCTGTATGCTTATTTGTTACACAAGTAACAAGTTCCCTACT GATTATATACCAACGGTGTTTGATAACTTCAGTGCAAATGTGGTAGTTGAAGGAACCACTGTAAACTTAGGCCTCTGGGACACAGCTG GGCAAGAGGATTACAATAGATTAAGGCCCTTGAGCTACAGAGGGGCAGATGTCTTCGTCTTAGCTTTCTCACTAGTTAGTCGAGCCAGCTACGAAAATGTACTTAAAAAG TGGATTCCAGAGCTTCAGCATTATGCCCCCGGCATTCCAATAGTACTGGTTGGTGCCAAATTGG ATCTTCGTGAGGATAAGCATTATTTGGCTGATCACCCTGGATTGGTGCCTGTGACCACTGCACAG GGAGAGGAACTCCGAAAACAGATTGGTGCAGCATATTACGTCGAGTGTAGTTCAAAAACTCAACAG AATGTCAAAGCAGTTTTTGATGCTGCAATAAAGGTAGTTATCAAACCAGCACAGAAACAAAAGGAGAGGAAGAAAAAGCCACGCCGAGGATGCCTGTT AAATGTCTTCTGCGGGAGGAGGCTTGTGTGTCTCAAATGA
- the LOC118044557 gene encoding uncharacterized protein isoform X2, with protein MLHGREVEEERKKDRIRHMLTAPIRVNNNSVVAAPDFVSSPSPSSLSSPADSFYKDGRKISVGDCALFKPPQDSPPFIGIIQRLTTGKENKLKLGVNWLYRPADIKLGKCILLEAAPNEVFFSFHKDEIPAASLLHPCKVAFLPKGVELPSGICSFVCRRVYDTTNKCLWWLTDQDYINERQEVVDQLLSKTRLEMHATIQPGGCSPKTMNGPTSTPQLKPGSDNVQNNAPSFPLQSKGKKRDRGDQGSEPIKRERFMKMDDGDSVHRPESIWKSEISKFTEKGGLVDSEGVEKLVNLMLPERNERKVDLVGRSLLAGAIAATDKFDCLNRFVQLRGLPVFDEWLQEVHKGKIGDGNSHKDSDKSVEEFLLVLLRALDKLPINLHALQMCNIGKSVNHLRTHKNLEIQKKARSLVDTWKKRVEAEMDANAKSGSNQGVSWTARSRLPEVSHGGNRPGVSSEVAMKSSVVQLSASKSGPVKLVQGETVTKSGSSPGPIKPAASPNAAGNNLKDGQPRNTGVSGAMDLPVSAARDEKSSSSSQSHNNSQSCSSEHAKTVGLSGKEDARSSTAVSMAANKIIGGSLRHRKPVNGFSGPALSGAQRDSGSSRSSPLHKNPGSEKLQQSSLACEKVVDAPMAEGNNHKFIVKIPNRGRSPAQSSSGGTFEDALVMSSRASSPVVSERHEQFDHNLKEKNDPYRANITPNMKTESWQSNDFKEVLTGSDERDGSPANVPDKEHGRMGDDARKLGEVSKTTPSLTVFELKSEKSYDASFSSMNALIESCAKYSEGNASMTVGDDGGMNLLASVAAGEMSKSDVVSPTNSPCINMPIEHSWVPSGLRGKSSPCDDPAQSQGKSADGVDDDDEKRVTVVGTPPSKNTEAKTVLFSQEKHAGELNGPSNSSNVDAAEPCMESNVKSDETLAAPVSSASMAVKTSYCGGKEPWEKEGDGISDDKNKFHGSVLTEVNYTGVQTEAIEGSSSNHHVEVDGENNKNMNKELNVSIQADPKPPAMMQSDFSKGTNDEMPQPSSSGKDMISENMHDVKAGETDGRSHSTEKKKIEHESNTAPAETDHESECKVESLGGNQGNKQCSARPAAHKAEPTLVQASEQVVRSTGSKLAGSGADETEECTSAAADASSLSATGGSDLETKVEFDLNEGFVADDGKYEEPNNLREPACSAAIQLISPFPLPVSSVSSGLPASITVAAAAKGPFVPPEDLLKSRGELGWKGSAATSAFRPAEPRKALEISLGTANISLPDEMVSKPGRPLLDIDLNVPDERILEDLAFRISAQDTVSVSNFAKNNDCARDTLMGSLSGRSFGGFDLDLNRVDEASDMVNHLTSTGRRLDAPLLPAKLSSGGLLNGEVSSRRDFDLNDGPLADEVSAEPSPHSQHARNIVPSQPSISSLRINSTETGSLPSWFPQGNPYPAATIQSILHDRREQPFPIVATGGPRRMLAPSTGNNPFNSDIYRGAVLSSSPAVPFPSTPFQYPVFPFGNSFPLSSATFSGGSASYVDSSSGGRLCFPTVPSQVLAAPRAVGNG; from the exons GATGGACGCAAGATCAGTGTTGGAGACTGTGCTCTGTTCAAACCGCCCCAGGATTCCCCTCCTTTCATAGGAATAATTCAAAGACTGACTACTGGTAAAGAGAACAAGTTAAAGTTAGGTGTGAATTGGCTTTATCGGCCTGCTGACATAAAGCTTGGCAAATGCATCCTTTTGGAAGCTGCGCCAAACGAagtattcttttcatttcacaAGGATGAAATTCCTGCTGCATCACTACTCCATCCGTGTAAAGTTGCCTTCCTTCCAAAAGGTGTTGAACTTCCATCAGGGATTTGCTCATTTGTTTGCCGGCGAGTTTATGACACTACAAACAAGTGTTTATGGTGGCTAACTGATCAGGATTATATTAAT GAACGGCAAGAAGTAGTGGATCAGCTATTATCTAAGACACGCTTAGAAATGCATGCAACAATTCAGCCTGGTGGATGTTCTCCTAAGACAATGAATGGTCCAACTTCAACACCACAGCTGAAACCTGGTTCTGATAACGTACAGAATAATGCCCCCTCCTTCCCTTTGCAATCTAAGGGAAAGAAAAGGGATCGTGGAGATCAGGGGTCTGAGCCCATTAAACGAGAACGTTTTATGAAAATGGATGATGGGGATTCTGTTCATAGACCAGAAAGCATTTGGAAATCTGAGATTTCTAAATTTACAGAAAAGGGTGGACTTGTGGATTCTGAAGGGGTTGAGAAATTAGTGAATCTCATGCTGCCAGAGAGGAACGAGAGAAAAGTAGATTTGGTTGGCCGGTCATTACTGGCTGGTGCGATAGCTGCCACAGATAAGTTTGATTGTCTAAATCGGTTTGTGCAGCTAAGGGGCTTgcctgtatttgatgaatggcTGCAGGAGGTCCATAAAGGGAAGATTGGTGATGGTAATAGCCACAAGGATAGTGATAAATCTGTCGAGGAATTTCTACTAGTTTTGCTTCGTGCTTTGGATAAACTCCCTATAAATCTTCATGCTCTGCAAATGTGTAATATTGGCAAATCTGTGAATCATTTGCGGACGCATAAGAACTTGGAAATACAAAAGAAAGCAAGGAGCTTGGTTGACACATGGAAGAAACGTGTTGAGGCTGAAATGGATGCAAATGCAAAGTCTGGCTCTAACCAAGGTGTCTCCTGGACTGCCAGATCACGCCTTCCTGAAGTTTCACATGGTGGGAACAGACCTGGTGTATCCTCTGAGGTTGCAATGAAGAGCTCAGTTGTGCAACTCTCTGCTTCCAAAAGTGGTCCAGTCAAGCTTGTCCAAGGGGAGACTGTGACCAAGTCTGGATCATCTCCAGGGCCCATAAAACCAGCAGCGTCACCTAATGCAGCTGGTAATAATTTGAAAGATGGACAGCCCAGAAATACTGGTGTCAGTGGTGCGATGGATCTACCTGTATCAGCAGCTAGGGACGAGAAAAGCAGCAGTTCTAGCCAGTCCCACAACAACAGTCAATCTTGTTCTAGCGAACATGCCAAAACTGTGGGATTGTCAGGAAAGGAGGATGCAAGGAGCTCCACTGCTGTTTCAATGGCAGCAAATAAGATCATTGGTGGCTCTTTGCGGCATCGTAAACCAGTTAATGGCTTTTCAGGCCCAGCTTTATCTGGGGCCCAAAGAGATAGTGGGTCAAGTAGAAGTTCTCCCTTGCACAAAAATCCAGGTTCAGAGAAATTGCAACAGTCTAGTTTGGCATGTGAGAAGGTAGTTGATGCTCCAATGGCTGAGGGgaataatcataaatttattgttaaaattcCGAATAGAGGTCGCAGTCCCGCACAAAGTTCCAGTGGAGGAACTTTTGAAGATGCTTTAGTCATGAGTAGCAGAGCTTCTTCTCCTGTGGTTTCAGAGAGGCATGAGCAGTTTGATCacaatttgaaggaaaaaaatgatcCTTATCGAGCTAATATCACACCAAATATGAAGACTGAGTCATGGCAAAGCAATGATTTCAAGGAGGTGCTGACTGGGTCAGATGAGAGAGATGGGTCGCCTGCCAATGTTCCCGATAAAGAGCATGGTCGGATGGGTGATGATGCAAGGAAGTTAGGTGAAGTCTCAAAAACTACACCCTCTTTGACTGTGTTTGAACTTAAATCAGAGAAGTCATATGATGCTTCTTTCAGCTCCATGAATGCCTTGATTGAAAGTTGTGCGAAGTATTCTGAAGGAAATGCATCCATGACAGTTGGTGATGATGGTGGTATGAATCTACTTGCTAGTGTGGCTGCTGGGGAGATGTCCAAGTCTGATGTGGTTTCGCCAACAAACTCTCCTTGTATAAACATGCCCATTGAGCATTCTTGGGTGCCAAGTGGTTTGAGAGGAAAATCATCTCCATGTGACGATCCTGCTCAAAGCCAGGGTAAGTCTGCtgatggtgttgatgatgaCGATGAGAAGCGGGTTACTGTTGTAGGCACTCCTCCATCCAAGAACACGGAGGCTAAAACCGTTCTGTTTTCACAAGAAAAACATGCAGGGGAGctcaatggaccttccaattcttcCAATGTGGATGCTGCTGAACCATGCATGGAAAGCAATGTGAAATCTGATGAAACATTAGCAGCTCCCGTGTCCTCTGCTAGCATGGCTGTGAAAACATCATATTGTGGGGGCAAAGAACCATGGGAGAAAGAGGGGGATGGCATATCTGATGACAAAAATAAGTTCCATGGTTCTGTCTTAACTGAGGTGAATTATACAGGAGTGCAAACTGAAGCAATCGAAGGATCATCATCAAACCATCATGTAGAGGTTGATGGCGAgaacaataaaaacatgaataaagaGCTGAATGTTTCTATACAGGCAGATCCAAAACCACCTGCTATGATGCAGTCTGATTTTTCAAAAGGAACCAATGATGAAATGCCCCAACCTTCTAGTTCTGGTAAGGATATGATTTCTGAAAACATGCATGATGTGAAGGCTGGTGAAACAGATGGCAGAAGTCATTCTaccgagaaaaagaaaatcgaaCATGAAAGTAATACAGCCCCAGCTGAAACTGATCATGAAAGTGAGTGCAAGGTGGAGAGCCTGGGAGGCAATCAGGGCAATAAGCAATGTAGTGCCAGACCAGCTGCTCACAAGGCAGAACCCACACTTGTTCAGGCATCAGAACAAGTAGTGAGGTCAACAGGGTCAAAGTTGGCTGGCTCAGGAGCTGATGAAACTGAGGAATGTACATCTGCCGCTGCTGATGCTTCTTCTTTATCTGCTACAGGGGGATCGGATCTAGAAACAAAAGTTGAATTTGATCTAAATGAAGGCTTTGTTGCTGATGATGGGAAATATGAGGAACCAAATAACTTGAGAGAACCTGCATGTTCTGCTGCTATTCAACTAATTAGCCCTTTTCCATTGCCAGTTTCTTCTGTGTCTAGTGGGCTTCCCGCTTCCATTACAGTAGCTGCTGCTGCAAAAGGGCCCTTTGTTCCACCAGAGGATTTACTTAAGAGTAGAGGGGAGCTTGGTTGGAAGGGATCAGCAGCCACTAGTGCATTTCGTCCAGCTGAACCTAGAAAAGCTTTGGAGATTTCATTAGGTACTGCTAACATCTCACTCCCTGATGAAATGGTTTCCAAGCCTGGTCGGCCCTTGTTGGATATTGACTTGAATGTACCTGATGAAAGAATCCTTGAGGATTTGGCTTTTCGAATTTCTGCTCAGGATACTGTTTCTGTCTCCAACTttgcaaaaaataatgattgtgCACGTGATACACTGATGGGTTCATTATCTGGTCGGAGCTTTGGGGGatttgatcttgatttgaatAGAGTAGATGAGGCTAGTGATATGGTTAATCACCTGACAAGCACTGGTAGGAGGCTGGATGCCCCACTACTTCCTGCCAAATTGTCATCAGGTGGTCTTCTAAATGGAGAGGTCAGCAGTCGCAGGGACTTTGATTTAAATGATGGCCCTCTTGCTGATGAGGTGAGTGCCGAACCATCACCACATAGCCAACATGCCCGAAACATTGTGCCATCCCAACCATCTATTTCTAGCCTTAGGATCAACAGTACCGAAACGGGAAGCTTGCCCTCCTGGTTTCCTCAAGGGAATCCATATCCTGCTGCCACGATCCAATCTATCTTGCATGATAGAAGAGAGCAGCCTTTCCCTATAGTTGCAACTGGTGGGCCTCGGAGGATGTTGGCTCCCTCTACTGGCAACAACCCATTTAATTCTGATATCTACAGGGGAGCAGTGTTGTCATCTTCTCCAGCAGTGCCGTTTCCATCTACTCCATTTCAGTATCCTGTCTTTCCTTTTGGGAACAGCTTCCCTCTGTCCTCTGCAACTTTTTCAGGTGGTTCAGCATCGTATGTGGATTCATCATCTGGTGGGAGGCTTTGTTTTCCCACTGTACCCTCTCAAGTATTAGCAGCACCG AGAGCAGTAGGAAATGGGTAA
- the LOC118044557 gene encoding uncharacterized protein isoform X1, translated as MLHGREVEEERKKDRIRHMLTAPIRVNNNSVVAAPDFVSSPSPSSLSSPADSFYKDGRKISVGDCALFKPPQDSPPFIGIIQRLTTGKENKLKLGVNWLYRPADIKLGKCILLEAAPNEVFFSFHKDEIPAASLLHPCKVAFLPKGVELPSGICSFVCRRVYDTTNKCLWWLTDQDYINERQEVVDQLLSKTRLEMHATIQPGGCSPKTMNGPTSTPQLKPGSDNVQNNAPSFPLQSKGKKRDRGDQGSEPIKRERFMKMDDGDSVHRPESIWKSEISKFTEKGGLVDSEGVEKLVNLMLPERNERKVDLVGRSLLAGAIAATDKFDCLNRFVQLRGLPVFDEWLQEVHKGKIGDGNSHKDSDKSVEEFLLVLLRALDKLPINLHALQMCNIGKSVNHLRTHKNLEIQKKARSLVDTWKKRVEAEMDANAKSGSNQGVSWTARSRLPEVSHGGNRPGVSSEVAMKSSVVQLSASKSGPVKLVQGETVTKSGSSPGPIKPAASPNAAGNNLKDGQPRNTGVSGAMDLPVSAARDEKSSSSSQSHNNSQSCSSEHAKTVGLSGKEDARSSTAVSMAANKIIGGSLRHRKPVNGFSGPALSGAQRDSGSSRSSPLHKNPGSEKLQQSSLACEKVVDAPMAEGNNHKFIVKIPNRGRSPAQSSSGGTFEDALVMSSRASSPVVSERHEQFDHNLKEKNDPYRANITPNMKTESWQSNDFKEVLTGSDERDGSPANVPDKEHGRMGDDARKLGEVSKTTPSLTVFELKSEKSYDASFSSMNALIESCAKYSEGNASMTVGDDGGMNLLASVAAGEMSKSDVVSPTNSPCINMPIEHSWVPSGLRGKSSPCDDPAQSQGKSADGVDDDDEKRVTVVGTPPSKNTEAKTVLFSQEKHAGELNGPSNSSNVDAAEPCMESNVKSDETLAAPVSSASMAVKTSYCGGKEPWEKEGDGISDDKNKFHGSVLTEVNYTGVQTEAIEGSSSNHHVEVDGENNKNMNKELNVSIQADPKPPAMMQSDFSKGTNDEMPQPSSSGKDMISENMHDVKAGETDGRSHSTEKKKIEHESNTAPAETDHESECKVESLGGNQGNKQCSARPAAHKAEPTLVQASEQVVRSTGSKLAGSGADETEECTSAAADASSLSATGGSDLETKVEFDLNEGFVADDGKYEEPNNLREPACSAAIQLISPFPLPVSSVSSGLPASITVAAAAKGPFVPPEDLLKSRGELGWKGSAATSAFRPAEPRKALEISLGTANISLPDEMVSKPGRPLLDIDLNVPDERILEDLAFRISAQDTVSVSNFAKNNDCARDTLMGSLSGRSFGGFDLDLNRVDEASDMVNHLTSTGRRLDAPLLPAKLSSGGLLNGEVSSRRDFDLNDGPLADEVSAEPSPHSQHARNIVPSQPSISSLRINSTETGSLPSWFPQGNPYPAATIQSILHDRREQPFPIVATGGPRRMLAPSTGNNPFNSDIYRGAVLSSSPAVPFPSTPFQYPVFPFGNSFPLSSATFSGGSASYVDSSSGGRLCFPTVPSQVLAAPVGAVSSHYPRPSYAVNLPDINNNGAAESSRKWVRQGLDLNAGPLGPDIEGRDETSALAARQLSVASSPALAEEQSRMYQVLGGGVLKRKEPEGEWEGYKQSSWK; from the exons GATGGACGCAAGATCAGTGTTGGAGACTGTGCTCTGTTCAAACCGCCCCAGGATTCCCCTCCTTTCATAGGAATAATTCAAAGACTGACTACTGGTAAAGAGAACAAGTTAAAGTTAGGTGTGAATTGGCTTTATCGGCCTGCTGACATAAAGCTTGGCAAATGCATCCTTTTGGAAGCTGCGCCAAACGAagtattcttttcatttcacaAGGATGAAATTCCTGCTGCATCACTACTCCATCCGTGTAAAGTTGCCTTCCTTCCAAAAGGTGTTGAACTTCCATCAGGGATTTGCTCATTTGTTTGCCGGCGAGTTTATGACACTACAAACAAGTGTTTATGGTGGCTAACTGATCAGGATTATATTAAT GAACGGCAAGAAGTAGTGGATCAGCTATTATCTAAGACACGCTTAGAAATGCATGCAACAATTCAGCCTGGTGGATGTTCTCCTAAGACAATGAATGGTCCAACTTCAACACCACAGCTGAAACCTGGTTCTGATAACGTACAGAATAATGCCCCCTCCTTCCCTTTGCAATCTAAGGGAAAGAAAAGGGATCGTGGAGATCAGGGGTCTGAGCCCATTAAACGAGAACGTTTTATGAAAATGGATGATGGGGATTCTGTTCATAGACCAGAAAGCATTTGGAAATCTGAGATTTCTAAATTTACAGAAAAGGGTGGACTTGTGGATTCTGAAGGGGTTGAGAAATTAGTGAATCTCATGCTGCCAGAGAGGAACGAGAGAAAAGTAGATTTGGTTGGCCGGTCATTACTGGCTGGTGCGATAGCTGCCACAGATAAGTTTGATTGTCTAAATCGGTTTGTGCAGCTAAGGGGCTTgcctgtatttgatgaatggcTGCAGGAGGTCCATAAAGGGAAGATTGGTGATGGTAATAGCCACAAGGATAGTGATAAATCTGTCGAGGAATTTCTACTAGTTTTGCTTCGTGCTTTGGATAAACTCCCTATAAATCTTCATGCTCTGCAAATGTGTAATATTGGCAAATCTGTGAATCATTTGCGGACGCATAAGAACTTGGAAATACAAAAGAAAGCAAGGAGCTTGGTTGACACATGGAAGAAACGTGTTGAGGCTGAAATGGATGCAAATGCAAAGTCTGGCTCTAACCAAGGTGTCTCCTGGACTGCCAGATCACGCCTTCCTGAAGTTTCACATGGTGGGAACAGACCTGGTGTATCCTCTGAGGTTGCAATGAAGAGCTCAGTTGTGCAACTCTCTGCTTCCAAAAGTGGTCCAGTCAAGCTTGTCCAAGGGGAGACTGTGACCAAGTCTGGATCATCTCCAGGGCCCATAAAACCAGCAGCGTCACCTAATGCAGCTGGTAATAATTTGAAAGATGGACAGCCCAGAAATACTGGTGTCAGTGGTGCGATGGATCTACCTGTATCAGCAGCTAGGGACGAGAAAAGCAGCAGTTCTAGCCAGTCCCACAACAACAGTCAATCTTGTTCTAGCGAACATGCCAAAACTGTGGGATTGTCAGGAAAGGAGGATGCAAGGAGCTCCACTGCTGTTTCAATGGCAGCAAATAAGATCATTGGTGGCTCTTTGCGGCATCGTAAACCAGTTAATGGCTTTTCAGGCCCAGCTTTATCTGGGGCCCAAAGAGATAGTGGGTCAAGTAGAAGTTCTCCCTTGCACAAAAATCCAGGTTCAGAGAAATTGCAACAGTCTAGTTTGGCATGTGAGAAGGTAGTTGATGCTCCAATGGCTGAGGGgaataatcataaatttattgttaaaattcCGAATAGAGGTCGCAGTCCCGCACAAAGTTCCAGTGGAGGAACTTTTGAAGATGCTTTAGTCATGAGTAGCAGAGCTTCTTCTCCTGTGGTTTCAGAGAGGCATGAGCAGTTTGATCacaatttgaaggaaaaaaatgatcCTTATCGAGCTAATATCACACCAAATATGAAGACTGAGTCATGGCAAAGCAATGATTTCAAGGAGGTGCTGACTGGGTCAGATGAGAGAGATGGGTCGCCTGCCAATGTTCCCGATAAAGAGCATGGTCGGATGGGTGATGATGCAAGGAAGTTAGGTGAAGTCTCAAAAACTACACCCTCTTTGACTGTGTTTGAACTTAAATCAGAGAAGTCATATGATGCTTCTTTCAGCTCCATGAATGCCTTGATTGAAAGTTGTGCGAAGTATTCTGAAGGAAATGCATCCATGACAGTTGGTGATGATGGTGGTATGAATCTACTTGCTAGTGTGGCTGCTGGGGAGATGTCCAAGTCTGATGTGGTTTCGCCAACAAACTCTCCTTGTATAAACATGCCCATTGAGCATTCTTGGGTGCCAAGTGGTTTGAGAGGAAAATCATCTCCATGTGACGATCCTGCTCAAAGCCAGGGTAAGTCTGCtgatggtgttgatgatgaCGATGAGAAGCGGGTTACTGTTGTAGGCACTCCTCCATCCAAGAACACGGAGGCTAAAACCGTTCTGTTTTCACAAGAAAAACATGCAGGGGAGctcaatggaccttccaattcttcCAATGTGGATGCTGCTGAACCATGCATGGAAAGCAATGTGAAATCTGATGAAACATTAGCAGCTCCCGTGTCCTCTGCTAGCATGGCTGTGAAAACATCATATTGTGGGGGCAAAGAACCATGGGAGAAAGAGGGGGATGGCATATCTGATGACAAAAATAAGTTCCATGGTTCTGTCTTAACTGAGGTGAATTATACAGGAGTGCAAACTGAAGCAATCGAAGGATCATCATCAAACCATCATGTAGAGGTTGATGGCGAgaacaataaaaacatgaataaagaGCTGAATGTTTCTATACAGGCAGATCCAAAACCACCTGCTATGATGCAGTCTGATTTTTCAAAAGGAACCAATGATGAAATGCCCCAACCTTCTAGTTCTGGTAAGGATATGATTTCTGAAAACATGCATGATGTGAAGGCTGGTGAAACAGATGGCAGAAGTCATTCTaccgagaaaaagaaaatcgaaCATGAAAGTAATACAGCCCCAGCTGAAACTGATCATGAAAGTGAGTGCAAGGTGGAGAGCCTGGGAGGCAATCAGGGCAATAAGCAATGTAGTGCCAGACCAGCTGCTCACAAGGCAGAACCCACACTTGTTCAGGCATCAGAACAAGTAGTGAGGTCAACAGGGTCAAAGTTGGCTGGCTCAGGAGCTGATGAAACTGAGGAATGTACATCTGCCGCTGCTGATGCTTCTTCTTTATCTGCTACAGGGGGATCGGATCTAGAAACAAAAGTTGAATTTGATCTAAATGAAGGCTTTGTTGCTGATGATGGGAAATATGAGGAACCAAATAACTTGAGAGAACCTGCATGTTCTGCTGCTATTCAACTAATTAGCCCTTTTCCATTGCCAGTTTCTTCTGTGTCTAGTGGGCTTCCCGCTTCCATTACAGTAGCTGCTGCTGCAAAAGGGCCCTTTGTTCCACCAGAGGATTTACTTAAGAGTAGAGGGGAGCTTGGTTGGAAGGGATCAGCAGCCACTAGTGCATTTCGTCCAGCTGAACCTAGAAAAGCTTTGGAGATTTCATTAGGTACTGCTAACATCTCACTCCCTGATGAAATGGTTTCCAAGCCTGGTCGGCCCTTGTTGGATATTGACTTGAATGTACCTGATGAAAGAATCCTTGAGGATTTGGCTTTTCGAATTTCTGCTCAGGATACTGTTTCTGTCTCCAACTttgcaaaaaataatgattgtgCACGTGATACACTGATGGGTTCATTATCTGGTCGGAGCTTTGGGGGatttgatcttgatttgaatAGAGTAGATGAGGCTAGTGATATGGTTAATCACCTGACAAGCACTGGTAGGAGGCTGGATGCCCCACTACTTCCTGCCAAATTGTCATCAGGTGGTCTTCTAAATGGAGAGGTCAGCAGTCGCAGGGACTTTGATTTAAATGATGGCCCTCTTGCTGATGAGGTGAGTGCCGAACCATCACCACATAGCCAACATGCCCGAAACATTGTGCCATCCCAACCATCTATTTCTAGCCTTAGGATCAACAGTACCGAAACGGGAAGCTTGCCCTCCTGGTTTCCTCAAGGGAATCCATATCCTGCTGCCACGATCCAATCTATCTTGCATGATAGAAGAGAGCAGCCTTTCCCTATAGTTGCAACTGGTGGGCCTCGGAGGATGTTGGCTCCCTCTACTGGCAACAACCCATTTAATTCTGATATCTACAGGGGAGCAGTGTTGTCATCTTCTCCAGCAGTGCCGTTTCCATCTACTCCATTTCAGTATCCTGTCTTTCCTTTTGGGAACAGCTTCCCTCTGTCCTCTGCAACTTTTTCAGGTGGTTCAGCATCGTATGTGGATTCATCATCTGGTGGGAGGCTTTGTTTTCCCACTGTACCCTCTCAAGTATTAGCAGCACCGGTAGGTGCAGTCTCATCTCATTATCCAAGGCCTTCTTATGCTGTTAACCTCCCAGACATTAACAATAATGGTGCTGCAGAGAGCAGTAGGAAATGGGTAAGGCAGGGTCTCGACCTCAATGCAGGGCCTCTAGGCCCAGACATTGAAGGTAGAGATGAGACTTCAGCTCTTGCAGCAAGGCAACTGTCAGTTGCCAGTTCACCGGCCCTTGCAGAGGAGCAATCGAGGATGTATCAAGTGCTCGGCGGAGGTGTTCTGAAGAGGAAGGAGCCAGAGGGTGAATGGGAAGGTTATAAGCAATCCTCATGGAAGTAG